The Hyphomicrobiales bacterium genome includes a window with the following:
- a CDS encoding AMP-binding protein codes for MNSYLALGEVLEQQARSFPHDPLVTFVDDGTTLTYDAFNRSANRVAHGLEALGVRRGDYVGLMMGNSLEFLASSYALKKLGAVEVAINHDFRGPSLSRMVNLTQSPLLIVDAKGLEALGPIQGELPHLRQLIVVGEPPAGGSLAQQAEIIRFDDILAERDDNPGHPVRDDEIAYVLFSSGTTGVSKGILLSHRYAVTNAQGLVEAYDLTREDAVYTPWPLHHFGASIVEFIPALLTGGRAILRSRLSISQFWSDARQHKATWCMMMGASQKYLWDREPSPDDRNHKLRFTWGGPFPVDRAKFEERFGLKTYYCYGLSDCGMLTVRAPYDPQRPTCCGKVRTELFDVRIHDDHDNELELGKTGEIVCRPKVPGVILQAYYGMPDYTLEAFRNLWFHTGDLGKFDENGDLHFFERKKHDIKRSGENILPGEVEEIIHQHPDVEESAVLGKPNENGEQDVVAFVQPLDGRTISEDALRAFCEGRMARWMVPTTFIILDEMPRTTTDKPALGELRKLLTHP; via the coding sequence ATGAACAGCTACCTTGCTCTTGGTGAAGTCCTCGAACAGCAGGCCCGGTCCTTTCCTCACGATCCCCTCGTCACCTTCGTCGATGACGGGACGACCCTCACCTATGACGCCTTCAACCGATCGGCGAACAGGGTTGCGCACGGTCTGGAAGCGCTTGGTGTGAGGCGCGGCGACTATGTCGGCCTGATGATGGGAAACTCGCTCGAGTTCCTGGCCTCGTCCTACGCGCTCAAGAAGCTCGGCGCCGTGGAGGTGGCGATCAACCACGACTTCCGGGGTCCAAGCCTCTCGCGGATGGTCAACCTGACGCAGAGCCCACTGCTCATCGTGGACGCCAAGGGGCTGGAGGCGCTAGGCCCGATCCAGGGCGAACTCCCGCACTTGCGGCAGCTCATCGTCGTTGGGGAGCCACCGGCCGGCGGTTCACTCGCACAGCAGGCCGAGATCATCCGTTTCGATGATATCCTCGCCGAACGGGACGACAATCCTGGCCATCCCGTGCGGGACGACGAGATCGCGTATGTTCTATTTTCCTCCGGAACGACAGGTGTTTCGAAGGGAATCCTGCTGTCTCATCGCTACGCCGTGACGAATGCACAAGGCCTCGTCGAGGCCTACGATCTGACCCGCGAAGACGCCGTGTACACGCCGTGGCCGCTGCATCACTTCGGTGCATCGATCGTCGAGTTCATCCCAGCCCTGCTGACTGGGGGGCGAGCGATCCTGCGCAGCCGGCTGTCGATCAGCCAGTTCTGGAGCGATGCGCGCCAGCACAAGGCGACATGGTGCATGATGATGGGGGCGTCCCAGAAATATCTGTGGGACCGCGAGCCCAGCCCGGACGACCGCAACCACAAGCTGCGCTTCACATGGGGCGGGCCCTTCCCGGTCGACCGGGCGAAGTTCGAGGAGCGCTTCGGACTGAAGACCTACTACTGCTACGGCCTCAGCGACTGCGGCATGCTGACGGTGCGCGCGCCCTACGATCCCCAGAGACCGACCTGTTGCGGCAAGGTGCGCACGGAACTGTTCGACGTTCGCATCCACGACGACCACGACAACGAGCTCGAGCTCGGCAAGACAGGGGAGATCGTCTGCCGCCCAAAGGTCCCCGGCGTCATCCTGCAGGCATACTACGGGATGCCCGACTACACGCTGGAGGCCTTCCGTAATCTCTGGTTCCACACGGGCGACCTCGGCAAGTTCGACGAGAACGGCGACCTCCACTTCTTCGAACGCAAGAAGCACGACATCAAACGGTCCGGAGAGAACATTCTACCCGGCGAGGTCGAGGAAATTATTCACCAGCACCCCGATGTCGAGGAAAGCGCGGTCCTGGGCAAGCCGAACGAGAACGGCGAGCAGGATGTCGTCGCCTTCGTGCAGCCTCTGGATGGACGGACGATAAGCGAAGACGCGCTGCGTGCCTTCTGCGAGGGGCGAATGGCACGCTGGATGGTGCCCACGACATTCATCATCCTGGACGAGATGCCGCGCACCACGACCGACAAGCCTGCGTTGGGCGAGCTGCGAAAGCTACTGACCCACCCGTGA
- a CDS encoding glucose 1-dehydrogenase: MEPFNFDLSGKNAIVTGAGRGIGRACALALAAHGANVAVTARSTGEIDEVCAEIKKAGRKSIAVTADVRSRDEAQKVVDETVASLGSVDILVNNAGVYVMRPLVHDSNWRSKFADFVPDFEKPFTEEDWDFMMDVNVKGIFNFCQAVGPHMMAQKSGRVINIGSIDAEHGFRFAAPYCGTKGAVKSFTKGLAREWIPYGITVNCVSPGYTRTPLVPWLYDDPEKSKSAAKAVVPMGRYAEPEEIAAPVIYLASQWGSYVTGQSIYVDGGYLA, from the coding sequence ATGGAACCGTTCAACTTCGATCTTTCCGGCAAGAACGCGATCGTCACCGGCGCCGGGCGCGGGATAGGCCGCGCCTGCGCCCTCGCACTGGCAGCTCATGGTGCCAATGTCGCTGTGACGGCCCGCTCGACTGGGGAGATCGACGAAGTATGCGCTGAGATCAAGAAGGCCGGCCGCAAGAGCATCGCGGTTACAGCGGATGTCCGCAGCCGGGACGAGGCCCAGAAAGTCGTCGACGAGACGGTTGCCAGCCTCGGCTCGGTCGACATCCTCGTCAACAACGCGGGCGTCTACGTCATGCGGCCACTCGTTCACGATTCCAACTGGCGCTCGAAGTTCGCCGACTTCGTGCCCGATTTCGAGAAGCCCTTCACCGAGGAAGACTGGGACTTCATGATGGATGTGAACGTCAAGGGCATCTTCAATTTCTGCCAGGCTGTCGGTCCACACATGATGGCTCAGAAATCCGGCAGGGTCATCAATATCGGCTCCATCGACGCGGAGCATGGCTTCAGGTTCGCGGCCCCCTACTGCGGAACGAAGGGCGCAGTGAAGTCCTTCACGAAGGGACTGGCGCGCGAATGGATCCCCTATGGAATCACGGTCAACTGTGTCAGCCCGGGCTACACCAGAACTCCCCTCGTTCCGTGGCTGTACGACGATCCGGAGAAATCGAAATCGGCGGCCAAGGCCGTCGTGCCGATGGGCCGCTATGCCGAGCCCGAGGAAATCGCCGCCCCGGTCATCTATCTCGCATCACAGTGGGGAAGTTATGTGACCGGACAGTCCATCTACGTGGATGGCGGCTACCTGGCTTAG